AGACAGAAAAATCAAGATGAACTAAAATGCTGGAGTATCAAAAATTTATTTTTGGAGATTTAAATTGTCAATTTTTCAAGGAATTGTTTTGGGAGTTCTTCAGGGCATTGCTGAGTTTCTGCCGATTTCTTCTTCTGGACATTTGATTGTTGCGCAGAATTTATTTGGGCTTGAAGAAGTGCCTCTTTTGTTTGATGTATTTCTTCATGTTGCAACTTTGCTTGCCGTTGTTTTGTATTTTAGGAAAAAAATATGGGAGCTGATTTGCAGTTTTGCAAGAATTTTTGTTCCTGTAAAAAATCCTTCCGCCGTCCAGATTGAAAAAAAAGACGAAGACACAAAATACATTGTTGCTATTATTCTTGCTACTTTTGTTACCGGTGTGCTTGGAATTTTTTCTTCAAAAGTCATTTCTGAGATTTCTGTAAAACTTGTTTGCGCTGGATTTGTTGTTACAGCCTTGCTTTTGATTTTTTCTTCACTTATTGAAAAGAAACATTTATCTTATTCTGAAACTTCTTTGAAATCTCCGTCCTGGAAGCAGTCTTTGGTAATCGGCTTGGCGCAGGGAATTGGAACTTTGCCTGGAATTTCAAGAAGCGGCTCAACAATTGCGGGCTCTCTTTTTTGCGGAGTCAAACGAGATGTTGCAGGCGAATTTTCATTTATTGTTTCTATTCCGGCTATTTTGGGCGCGTTTATTCTTGAACTGAAAGATTTGGGCGAAGTTTCCTCTTCAATTGGAGCAGAGCCTGTCATTGCTGGTTGCGCGGCGGCTTTTGCAAGCGGATACATTGCGCTTTCTTGGCTTATGAAGCTTATAAAAAAAGGCAGGCTTGAATGGTTTGCCTGCTACTTAATTCCGGTTGGAATCTTGGGAATGATTTTCCTTCATTGACATTTTGAATTTCCAGCTTGATTAGAACTATTTTCATTGTTATTCCCGCACTTGATGCGGGAATAAAAGTTTAAGAAAAGTATTATCGGGTCAAGCCTGATAATGACAGTAGGTAAAAATCAAAGCTAATTAGATTCAGCAGCTCCCGGAAGTCCTATGTCTTTTCTGTAGAACATATCGGTGAATTTTATTCCGCCCATTGCTTCATAAGCGTTTTTCCAGGCTTCGTCAAAAGTTGTTCCGTAAGCAGAGCAAGCTAAAACTCGTCCACCGCTAGTTACAAGTTTTGTGTCTTCTGGGCTTCGGATTCTTCTGTTTTCCATTGCTCCGGCTATAAAAACTTTTGCATTTGATTTGTTTATTTTTTTTTCATCAATTACTATGTTGTATCCTTTTTTGTAGGATTTTGGATAACCGCCGCTTACTGCAACTGGTGCAACTTGGTAGCCTTTTTTCCATTCAAGTTTGAAATCTTTTAAAGAGCCGTCAGTTATAGATTTGCAAAGGCTTGCAAAATCAAAGTCCATGAGCGGAAGTACAGCCTGAGTTTCCGGGTCTCCAAGGCGCACATTGTATTCAAGGCATTTCGGTCCGTCTTCTGTAAGCATAAGTCCGAAGAAAATAAATCCTCGGTAGTCATAATTTTCAGCCTCAAGACCTTTTAATGTTGGCTCAAGAATATTTTTTTCAAACTGGGAAATTATTGCAGGAGTTGCGTCATCAACAGGAGCGATTGCGCCCATTCCGCCTGTGTTTGGACCTTTTGCGCCGTCGAAAAGCCTTTTGTGGTCTCTTGCGCTCAAGAATGGAACTATGCAGGATTTTCCTTGCTCAGAAAATTCTTTTGTAACGCTTACAGCCGCAAGAATTGAAATTTCAGTTCCGCGAAGATATTCTTCGATTACGAGTTTTTTCCCGGCTTCACCAGCGATAGAGCCGTCCATAAGTTGCTCAACTGCGTTTTCTGCTTCTTCCAAAGTCTTTGCAACTACAACGCCTTTTCCGGCTGCAAGTCCGTCTGCCTTTACGACAATCGGCGCGCCTTGTTCTTTTATGTACGAAATAGCTTCTTCTTTTGAAGTGAAAGTTTTGCTTTTTGCGCAGGCAACGTTGTATTTGTGCATGAATTCTTTTGCAAGATCTTTGCTGGCTTCAAGTTGCGCCGCCTGAAACTTTGGTCCTACAGTTGGAATTCCTGCGTTCCAAAATAAATCTGCAAGTCCTTCCGCAAGCGGATTTTCCGGCCCGATAACGGCAAGGTCGCAATTGTTTTCTTTGGCAACTTTTATGTATGCGTCGTTTCCAGTGATGCCATTAAGATATTCACATTTTGAAAAATCAATGTTTCTGCATTTTTTTTCAAAGGCTGTTCCGCCGTTTCCTGAAACGCAAATTACTTCTTCAACAAAATTGCTTTGTGCTAATTTCCATGCGATTGTGTGCTCTCGTCCGCCGTTTCCTACAACAATAACTTTCATGCTTGCTATGATAGTTTAAAAATCAAAAAGTTACAACATTGAAGAATTTTTGGCGGACGAGAATTCAGTGCTTAAAAAGATTCAAGGCGAACTAAAAGCT
The DNA window shown above is from uncultured Treponema sp. and carries:
- a CDS encoding undecaprenyl-diphosphate phosphatase, producing MSIFQGIVLGVLQGIAEFLPISSSGHLIVAQNLFGLEEVPLLFDVFLHVATLLAVVLYFRKKIWELICSFARIFVPVKNPSAVQIEKKDEDTKYIVAIILATFVTGVLGIFSSKVISEISVKLVCAGFVVTALLLIFSSLIEKKHLSYSETSLKSPSWKQSLVIGLAQGIGTLPGISRSGSTIAGSLFCGVKRDVAGEFSFIVSIPAILGAFILELKDLGEVSSSIGAEPVIAGCAAAFASGYIALSWLMKLIKKGRLEWFACYLIPVGILGMIFLH
- the purD gene encoding phosphoribosylamine--glycine ligase; translated protein: MKVIVVGNGGREHTIAWKLAQSNFVEEVICVSGNGGTAFEKKCRNIDFSKCEYLNGITGNDAYIKVAKENNCDLAVIGPENPLAEGLADLFWNAGIPTVGPKFQAAQLEASKDLAKEFMHKYNVACAKSKTFTSKEEAISYIKEQGAPIVVKADGLAAGKGVVVAKTLEEAENAVEQLMDGSIAGEAGKKLVIEEYLRGTEISILAAVSVTKEFSEQGKSCIVPFLSARDHKRLFDGAKGPNTGGMGAIAPVDDATPAIISQFEKNILEPTLKGLEAENYDYRGFIFFGLMLTEDGPKCLEYNVRLGDPETQAVLPLMDFDFASLCKSITDGSLKDFKLEWKKGYQVAPVAVSGGYPKSYKKGYNIVIDEKKINKSNAKVFIAGAMENRRIRSPEDTKLVTSGGRVLACSAYGTTFDEAWKNAYEAMGGIKFTDMFYRKDIGLPGAAESN